In Aequorivita sp. H23M31, a single window of DNA contains:
- a CDS encoding sulfotransferase-like domain-containing protein, with amino-acid sequence MKVINLISGPRNLSTAFMYSFAQRMDTNVLDEPFYGYYLLNAILENPHPSQEEILKTMELNPNRVVENINSLSKDNNVFVKGMAHHYLMDEPRFILNWQNVLLIRHPKKLIASFAKVIHSPTLDDIGIKKASELFLFLKKNGKTPIVIDSDELLKNPESYLRKLCYILNLTFSEKMLKWKKGAIPEDGIWAKHWYKNVHNSEGFAVQKSSSQPLPNYLEPLLEQALPFYNILKDNILKND; translated from the coding sequence ATGAAAGTCATAAACCTCATTTCTGGACCTCGAAATCTTTCCACTGCATTCATGTATTCTTTTGCTCAGCGCATGGATACGAACGTTTTGGATGAACCGTTTTATGGGTATTATTTGCTTAATGCAATTCTTGAAAATCCACATCCATCGCAAGAAGAAATTTTGAAAACAATGGAATTGAATCCGAATCGAGTGGTTGAAAATATAAATTCACTTTCAAAAGATAATAATGTTTTCGTAAAAGGGATGGCACACCATTATTTAATGGATGAACCGAGATTTATTTTGAACTGGCAGAATGTATTGCTCATTCGACATCCCAAAAAACTGATAGCTTCCTTTGCCAAAGTAATTCATTCACCCACTTTGGATGATATAGGAATTAAGAAAGCTTCCGAATTATTTTTATTTCTGAAGAAGAATGGGAAAACACCAATAGTTATTGACAGCGACGAACTTCTGAAGAATCCTGAGAGCTATCTCAGGAAATTATGCTATATTCTAAATCTTACTTTTTCTGAGAAAATGCTCAAGTGGAAAAAGGGTGCAATTCCCGAAGACGGGATATGGGCAAAACATTGGTATAAAAATGTTCATAATTCCGAAGGGTTTGCAGTTCAAAAGAGCAGTTCGCAACCCTTACCCAATTATCTGGAACCTCTGCTTGAGCAGGCACTTCCATTTTATAATATTTTAAAGGATAACATTTTAAAAAACGACTGA
- a CDS encoding 4'-phosphopantetheinyl transferase family protein has translation MPLYKTITVNASTKVLIWKIDESFEELSENIILTDKCKSRVENMKSEVHRCAFMSIRKLMAIAGYTDQDLYYDENGKPHLTDSNYISITHSFNFSAIIISDKDVGIDIEKQRQKILRIAHKFTPIEEYRTIANDDALIRKLTIVWCAKESLYKSFAEKSVSFLQNINVDEFDLEDLKTTATVTYAEKRLTYKVDYLEFEGFTCAYALVSN, from the coding sequence ATGCCCCTTTATAAAACTATAACAGTAAATGCCTCAACCAAAGTACTTATCTGGAAAATTGACGAATCCTTTGAAGAGCTTTCAGAAAATATCATTCTAACGGATAAATGTAAAAGTAGGGTGGAAAATATGAAAAGTGAAGTACATCGCTGTGCATTTATGAGTATTCGGAAATTAATGGCGATTGCAGGTTATACGGATCAAGATTTATACTATGACGAAAATGGGAAGCCGCACCTAACGGATTCCAATTATATTTCGATAACCCATTCCTTCAACTTTTCAGCAATTATTATAAGTGATAAGGACGTTGGTATCGATATTGAAAAGCAACGGCAAAAAATTCTTCGTATCGCCCATAAATTTACCCCAATAGAGGAATATCGAACTATCGCAAACGACGATGCATTGATACGGAAACTTACTATTGTTTGGTGTGCAAAAGAATCTCTTTATAAGAGTTTCGCAGAAAAGAGTGTCAGCTTTCTTCAAAATATCAATGTAGATGAATTTGATTTGGAGGACCTAAAAACTACTGCCACGGTAACTTATGCCGAGAAAAGGTTAACTTACAAAGTAGATTATTTGGAGTTTGAAGGTTTTACCTGTGCCTATGCACTAGTTTCTAACTAG
- a CDS encoding very short patch repair endonuclease: protein MNYEEEKIKVPRFNEESGFYTTKERSKMMSKIRGKNPKLELLFRKALWRKGIRYRVNSKKIPGKPDVSIQKHKLAIFIDGEFWHGYNWPERKESLKTNRGFWIPKIERNMQRDKEVNKQLEEMNYTVFRFWTSEIKHNLDKCINDILIYINTGQND, encoded by the coding sequence ATGAATTATGAAGAAGAAAAAATAAAAGTTCCCCGTTTTAACGAGGAATCCGGTTTTTATACTACCAAAGAGCGCTCAAAGATGATGAGCAAGATCCGTGGTAAAAATCCGAAACTGGAACTTTTATTTAGAAAAGCCCTTTGGAGAAAAGGAATCCGCTATCGTGTAAACAGTAAAAAAATTCCGGGGAAGCCAGATGTTTCCATTCAAAAGCATAAGTTGGCGATTTTTATCGATGGCGAATTTTGGCATGGGTACAATTGGCCGGAAAGGAAAGAATCTTTAAAAACCAATCGAGGCTTTTGGATTCCGAAGATTGAAAGAAATATGCAACGCGATAAAGAAGTGAACAAACAATTGGAAGAAATGAACTATACCGTTTTTAGATTTTGGACTAGTGAAATAAAGCATAATTTAGACAAATGCATTAATGATATATTGATTTATATAAATACCGGACAAAATGATTAA
- a CDS encoding methionine aminotransferase: MINSKLPNIETSIFAIMSKMAHEHHALNLSQGFPNFPSDPALNALVDKAMSDGFNQYAPMAGDFDLRMEISKKIENLHNHFYNPETEITVTAGATQAIFTIIAATIERGDEVIIFTPAYDCYAPTVELFQGRIVPIQLKPPFFRVDWQEVSDKITSKTKMIIINSPHNPTGMLFSEEDMLQLQDLVEKNNLLVLSDEVYEHIIFDGNTHQSASRFEALADRSFITASFGKTFHNTGWKMGYCAAPEKLMKEFQKVHQFVVFCVNHPFQKAFATYLKDANYYLKLPDFYQQKRDFFVNLMKGSKFKINPSQGTYFQMLDFSDISDEGDIAFAERLTKEYKIATIPTSVFNVGGSDFKQIRVCFAKTDETLAEAAAILKKLPRL; this comes from the coding sequence ATGATTAATTCAAAACTACCCAATATCGAAACTTCCATATTTGCCATAATGAGCAAAATGGCCCACGAACATCATGCTTTAAATCTATCTCAGGGATTTCCAAATTTCCCTAGTGATCCAGCTCTAAATGCATTGGTGGACAAGGCAATGAGCGATGGATTTAATCAGTACGCTCCAATGGCCGGGGATTTTGACCTGAGAATGGAAATCTCAAAAAAAATCGAAAATCTCCATAATCATTTTTACAATCCTGAAACAGAGATTACAGTCACCGCAGGAGCCACCCAAGCGATTTTTACAATAATTGCAGCAACAATTGAAAGAGGAGACGAAGTTATTATTTTCACTCCCGCCTATGATTGTTATGCACCTACGGTAGAATTATTTCAAGGAAGGATAGTCCCTATTCAACTTAAACCACCTTTTTTTAGGGTGGACTGGCAGGAAGTATCAGATAAGATTACTTCCAAAACCAAAATGATTATCATAAACAGTCCACATAATCCAACTGGTATGCTCTTTTCCGAAGAAGACATGCTCCAATTGCAGGATTTGGTGGAAAAAAATAATCTTTTGGTTTTAAGTGATGAAGTTTACGAACACATAATTTTTGACGGCAACACCCATCAAAGCGCTTCCAGATTTGAGGCTTTGGCAGATCGAAGTTTTATTACCGCTTCGTTTGGAAAAACATTTCACAATACCGGTTGGAAAATGGGCTATTGCGCAGCTCCCGAAAAATTGATGAAAGAATTTCAAAAAGTACACCAATTTGTGGTTTTCTGCGTAAACCATCCTTTCCAAAAAGCCTTTGCCACCTATTTAAAAGATGCCAATTACTATTTAAAACTGCCAGATTTCTATCAACAAAAACGTGATTTCTTTGTTAATCTCATGAAGGGGTCAAAGTTTAAAATCAATCCGTCGCAGGGAACCTATTTCCAAATGTTGGATTTTTCTGATATATCTGATGAGGGGGATATTGCTTTTGCCGAGCGGCTTACAAAAGAGTACAAAATTGCAACAATTCCAACTTCTGTCTTTAATGTTGGCGGAAGCGACTTCAAACAAATACGGGTATGTTTTGCGAAAACAGATGAAACCTTAGCAGAAGCAGCGGCCATTTTGAAAAAATTACCTAGACTTTAA
- a CDS encoding aminotransferase class IV has product MLQKSNPQNDNIQVFIKDQLYPRKDAKISVFDSSVQGGDAVWEGLRVYPEGVVCLDKHLTRLHESAKTLAFVDIPSKDFIKDAIRQTLDANGMNDNTHIRLTLTRGEKITSGMDPRLNQSGSCLIVLAEWKPLVYDNDHGIKVISTSQRRNAPQFLDSKIHHNNLLNNIIAKIQANVAGKDAGLMLDERGFVAELNGSNVFMVKQGKVFTPFAHACLPGITRNSVMEMCDREGISLVEADLSLSQFYNADGVFATGTMGELTPIVEIDGRTIARDNELQKKIIRLYEKEVRQLCEKP; this is encoded by the coding sequence ATGCTACAAAAATCAAATCCCCAAAACGACAATATTCAAGTTTTCATTAAAGATCAGCTCTATCCTCGTAAAGATGCTAAAATTTCGGTTTTTGACAGTTCAGTGCAAGGCGGGGATGCAGTTTGGGAGGGGCTTCGCGTTTATCCAGAGGGAGTAGTCTGCTTGGATAAGCATTTAACCCGTTTGCACGAATCCGCTAAAACTTTGGCGTTTGTTGATATTCCTTCCAAAGATTTTATAAAAGATGCGATAAGACAAACCTTAGATGCCAATGGGATGAACGATAATACCCATATTCGTCTTACTTTGACCCGTGGCGAAAAGATAACTAGCGGTATGGATCCAAGACTGAATCAAAGCGGGTCCTGTCTGATTGTTCTTGCAGAGTGGAAGCCGTTAGTCTATGATAACGACCACGGAATTAAAGTAATTAGTACAAGTCAACGTAGAAATGCGCCTCAATTTTTGGATAGTAAGATTCACCATAATAATCTGCTCAATAATATTATTGCCAAAATACAAGCAAATGTTGCCGGAAAGGATGCAGGATTAATGCTTGATGAACGTGGGTTTGTAGCCGAGTTAAATGGAAGTAATGTTTTTATGGTAAAACAAGGTAAAGTATTCACGCCTTTTGCACATGCTTGCCTACCAGGAATTACAAGAAATTCGGTAATGGAAATGTGTGATCGCGAAGGAATTTCCCTTGTAGAAGCAGACCTTTCGCTTTCTCAATTCTATAATGCTGATGGGGTTTTTGCCACGGGAACTATGGGCGAACTTACACCAATAGTTGAAATTGATGGACGGACTATTGCGAGAGATAACGAACTTCAGAAAAAAATAATTCGGCTTTACGAAAAGGAAGTACGTCAATTATGTGAAAAACCGTAA
- the ahcY gene encoding adenosylhomocysteinase: MSTKTAPYTAYKVKDISLADWGRKEIELAEAEMPGLMSLREEYGKEQPLKGARIAGCLHMTIQTAVLIETLTALGAEVTWSSCNIFSTQDHAAAAIAATGVPVYAWKGMNEEEFDWCIEQTLFFGEDRKPLNMILDDGGDLTNMVLDKYPELAQGVKGISEETTTGVHRLYERVKKGTLPMPAININDSVTKSKFDNKYGCRESAVDAIRRATDVMLAGKRVVVCGYGDVGKGTAASFKGAGSIVTVTEIDPICALQAAMDGFEVKKLETVVGNADIVITTTGNKDIVRGEHFEAMKDKTIVCNIGHFDNEIAVAWLKKNHGHTHVEIKPQVDKYTIDGKDIILLAEGRLVNLGCATGHPSFVMSNSFTNQTLAQIELWKNGENYENEVYMLPKHLDEKVAKLHLEKIGVELTELRPDQAEYIGVTVEGPYKPEYYRY, from the coding sequence ATGTCAACGAAAACAGCGCCTTATACGGCTTACAAAGTAAAAGATATTTCTCTGGCAGATTGGGGAAGAAAAGAAATTGAACTTGCCGAAGCAGAAATGCCAGGACTTATGAGCCTGCGGGAAGAATACGGGAAAGAACAACCGCTAAAAGGTGCTCGCATCGCTGGTTGTTTGCATATGACAATCCAAACGGCAGTATTAATTGAAACTTTAACTGCGTTAGGAGCCGAAGTTACTTGGAGTTCTTGCAATATTTTCTCTACTCAAGACCACGCCGCTGCTGCTATTGCAGCAACTGGAGTTCCAGTTTATGCTTGGAAAGGAATGAATGAAGAGGAATTTGATTGGTGTATTGAGCAAACATTATTTTTTGGTGAGGACCGCAAGCCCCTAAATATGATTCTTGATGATGGAGGAGATCTTACCAATATGGTTTTGGATAAATATCCTGAACTTGCTCAAGGTGTAAAAGGTATTTCTGAGGAAACCACTACTGGAGTTCACAGATTATATGAACGTGTTAAAAAAGGAACTTTACCTATGCCTGCTATCAACATTAACGATAGCGTTACCAAAAGTAAATTCGATAATAAATATGGCTGCCGTGAAAGTGCTGTAGATGCAATTCGTCGCGCGACTGATGTTATGCTTGCTGGAAAACGTGTGGTTGTTTGTGGTTACGGAGATGTTGGTAAAGGAACCGCAGCTTCATTTAAAGGCGCCGGAAGTATTGTAACCGTAACCGAAATAGATCCTATTTGTGCTTTGCAAGCTGCAATGGACGGTTTTGAAGTGAAGAAATTGGAAACAGTTGTAGGCAATGCTGATATTGTAATTACAACAACGGGTAATAAGGATATCGTACGTGGAGAGCATTTTGAAGCGATGAAGGACAAAACAATTGTTTGTAACATTGGGCATTTTGACAATGAGATTGCAGTTGCCTGGCTTAAGAAAAACCACGGACATACGCACGTAGAAATTAAACCACAAGTTGATAAATACACCATAGACGGAAAAGATATTATTCTTTTGGCGGAAGGTCGTTTGGTAAACTTAGGTTGTGCCACAGGCCATCCAAGTTTTGTGATGAGTAATAGTTTTACCAATCAAACCTTAGCTCAGATCGAGCTTTGGAAAAATGGTGAAAACTATGAAAACGAAGTTTATATGCTTCCGAAACATTTGGATGAAAAAGTTGCAAAACTTCACTTGGAAAAAATTGGAGTGGAGCTTACTGAACTTCGCCCAGACCAAGCGGAATATATTGGTGTAACTGTTGAAGGGCCTTATAAGCCTGAGTATTATAGATACTAG